One genomic region from Rosa rugosa chromosome 1, drRosRugo1.1, whole genome shotgun sequence encodes:
- the LOC133726144 gene encoding pentatricopeptide repeat-containing protein At1g03540 has protein sequence MKLYFFSKRHCSSLISSNLHKTQNPPPKQSQILHLCKFGLLFDAIRILNSINPSEITLKPLVYASLLQTCTRAVSLTQGLQIHAHVIKSGLETDRFVGNSLLSLYFKLIPDMSETRRVFDALYFRDVISWTSMITGYVRAGKPATSVALFWEMVSFGIEPNDFTVSAVVKACSQVGYYSLGRCLHGVVVSRGFDSNPVIITALIDMYGRNHRPGDARQLFDEMIEPGAICWTSVISALTRNDLFREALGYFYLMQRCHGLFPDGFTFGTVLTACGNLGRLRLRQGREMHAKVVTYGLCGNVVVESSLVDMYGKCGSVDDSRRVFDRMPVKNSVSWSALLGVYCQAGEFESVIKHFREMEEADLYCFGTVLRACAGLAAVQHGKEVHCQYVRRCGWRDVIVESALVNLYAKCGCIDFARSVFSQMLVRNLITWNSMICGFAQNGQGEEALGIFDEMIKEGMKPDYISFIGVLFASSHAGLVDQGRKNFILMTKEYGIKPGIEHYCCMVDLLGRAGLLEEAENLIESAECRNDSSLWAVLLGASTTCTNSATAERIAKKMIKLEPDYHLSYVLLANVYRSVGRWDDAMEIAKLMQDRGVKKTPAKSWIESNSRLGSHLHVGDVHIPRKIDFNAVWGHCVKTRIDGSESKVGYQPMLEAGV, from the coding sequence TTCACTCTTGCAGACATGCACCAGAGCCGTTTCTCTCACCCAAGGCCTCCAAATCCACGCCCACGTCATCAAGTCGGGCCTCGAAACCGACCGGTTCGTCGGGAACAGCTTGCTGTCTCTGTACTTCAAGCTGATCCCCGACATGTCCGAAACCCGGAGAGTGTTTGATGCTCTGTATTTTAGGGACGTGATATCGTGGACGTCGATGATCACCGGGTACGTTCGCGCCGGAAAGCCTGCTACCTCAGTTGCATTGTTTTGGGAGATGGTCAGTTTCGGGATTGAGCCGAATGACTTCACTGTATCCGCGGTGGTCAAGGCTTGTTCGCAGGTCGGGTACTACAGCCTCGGCCGGTGCTTGCATGGAGTGGTTGTGAGTCGTGGGTTTGATTCGAATCCGGTCATTATTACTGCTTTGATTGACATGTATGGGAGAAACCATAGGCCGGGGGATGCACGCCAGCtatttgatgaaatgattgaaccGGGCGCGATCTGTTGGACGTCGGTGATTTCAGCGCTGACGCGGAACGATTTGTTTAGGGAAGCATTGGGGTATTTTTATTTGATGCAGAGATGTCATGGGTTGTTCCCGGATGGGTTTACGTTTGGGACTGTATTGACTGCTTGTGGCAATCTGGGGAGGCTGAGGCTGAGGCAAGGTCGAGAAATGCACGCGAAGGTCGTTACGTACGGGCTTTGTGGAAATGTGGTTGTGGAGAGTAGCTTGGTTGACATGTATGGGAAATGTGGGAGTGTAGATGATTCTCGGCGTGTTTTTGATAGGATGCCCGTGAAGAACTCTGTTTCGTGGTCTGCGTTGCTCGGGGTGTACTGTCAAGCGGGAGAATTTGAGTCTGTCATTAAGCATTTCAGGGAGATGGAAGAGGCTGACCTGTACTGCTTTGGAACTGTTCTTCGTGCGTGTGCAGGCTTGGCGGCTGTACAACATGGGAAAGAGGTTCATTGCCAGTATGTGAGAAGGTGTGGTTGGAGAGATGTGATTGTTGAGTCGGCCCTAGTTAATCTCTATGCAAAATGTGGTTGCATAGATTTTGCCCGTAGTGTTTTCAGCCAGATGCTAGTtaggaatttgattacatggaactCGATGATTTGTGGGTTTGCTCAAAATGGCCAAGGTGAAGAAGCTCTTGGAATATTTGATGAGATGATTAAAGAGGGGATGAAGCCTGACTACATCAGCTTTATTGGGGTTCTATTTGCATCTAGTCATGCAGGTTTGGTTGATCAAGGGCGAAAGAACTTTATCTTGATGACAAAAGAGTATGGGATCAAACCTGGGATTGAACATTATTGTTGCATGGTTGATCTCCTCGGCCGTGCTGGGCTACTGGAAGAAGCAGAGAATTTAATAGAGAGTGCAGAGTGTAGAAATGATTCTTCCCTTTGGGCAGTTCTTCTAGGTGCTAGCACAACCTGTACGAACTCTGCTACTGCAGAGCGCATAGCCAAGAAAATGATAAAACTTGAACCTGACTACCATTTGAGTTATGTTCTTCTAGCTAATGTCTACAGATCAGTAGGCCGATGGGATGATGCCATGGAGATTGCCAAGCTGATGCAAGATAGAGGAGTTAAGAAGACTCCGGCTAAGAGCTGGATTGAATCTAATAGTAGATTGGGTTCTCATCTTCATGTTGGTGATGTGCACATACCTAGAAAAATAGATTTTAATGCTGTTTGGGGACATTGTGTGAAAACGAGAATAGACGGAAGTGAATCAAAAGTTGGGTATCAACCCATGTTGGAGGCTGGAGTATAG
- the LOC133726142 gene encoding pentatricopeptide repeat-containing protein At1g73710 has translation MLHCQSYNSRELGQESLHSSMQGHTFSPSKLQNPQSNFTTRPLLGFRFTPHNHSLAKTQLCPVPISQKGSCIVGSRPQKQGSRGSRVYVGFKLQCHSKALVLPTKVSLVNGKKKRYGGVLPSILRSLESENDVEKALKSFGESLSAKEQTVILKEQRSWERVLRVFEWFKSQKEYVPNVIHYNVVLRVLGRAQRWDELRLCWVEMAKKGVLPTNNTYSMLVDVYGKAGLVKEALLWIKHMKLRGLFPDEVTMNTVVRALKNAEEFDRADKFYKDWCTGRIELDDLELDSMADSVIGSVSEPISFKHFLSTELFRTGGRVSTSKIMTSMDTENSIQKPRLTSTYNSLIDLYGKAGRLNDAANVFGDMMKSGVAMDVITFNTMIFTCGSHGHLLEAEALLSKMEERGISPDTRTYNIFLSLYADVGNIDAALNCYRKIREVGLYPDIVSHRTILHVLCERNMVRDVEIVIEDMEKSGVSINEHSLPGIIKMYINEGRLDQANLLYEKCQLNRGISSKTHAAIIDAYAEKGLWTEAEVVFYRKGDLVGQTKDIVEYNVMIKAYGKARLYDKAFCLFRGMKKHGTWPDECTYNSLIQMFSGGDLVDQARDLLTEMQETGLKPQSLTFSALIACYARLGQLSDAVDVYQDFVKSGTKPNEFVYGSLINGFAETGRVEEALKYFHHMEESGITANQIVLTSLIKAYSKAGSRDGAEVLYERLKGFDGGPDVVASNSMINLYADLGLVSEAKLIFENLRAKGWADEIAFATMMYLYKSMGMLDEAIDVAEEMKESGLIRDCASFNKVMSCYAINGQLRECGELLHEMVTRKLLLDSGTCNVLFTVLRKGGIPIEAVTQLESSYQEGKPYSRQAIITSVLSLVGMHGLALESCETFTKADINLDTSLYNVAIYAYGAAGEIDKALNIFMRMQDEGVEPDLVTHIFLVGCYGKAGMVEGVKRIYSQLKYEEIEPNASLFRAVIDAYTDANRHDLAKLVKQDRKYAFDSEHHVDSETKDEFDGTTSEFED, from the coding sequence ATGCTTCACTGCCAGAGCTACAATTCCAGAGAATTAGGGCAAGAAAGTCTCCACAGCTCAATGCAAGGCCACACCTTTTCACCAAGTAAGCTTCAAAACCCCCAATCTAATTTCACTACTAGGCCTCTTCTAGGGTTTCGTTTCACTCCCCACAACCATAGCTTAGCTAAAACCCAACTATGCCCTGTTCCAATTTCTCAAAAGGGTAGCTGTATTGTGGGTTCACGACCTCAGAAGCAGGGTTCAAGAGGGTCTAGGGTTTATGTAGGGTTTAAGCTTCAGTGTCATTCGAAAGCATTGGTTTTACCCACGAAGGTTTCTTTAGTTAATGGTAAGAAGAAGAGGTATGGAGGCGTGTTGCCTTCGATTTTGAGGTCTTTGGAGTCTGAAAACGATGTTGAAAAGGCACTCAAGTCGTTTGGGGAGAGTCTGAGTGCGAAAGAACAGACTGTGATTCTCAAAGAACAGAGGAGCTGGGAGAGAGTTCTTCGTGTTTTCGAGTGGTTCAAGTCACAGAAAGAGTATGTGCCCAATGTGATTCACTACAATGTGGTGCTTCGGGTGCTTGGTAGAGCTCAGAGATGGGATGAGCTGAGGCtttgttgggttgaaatggCGAAAAAGGGTGTCCTGCCGACTAACAATACGTATTCCATGCTTGTTGATGTGTATGGGAAAGCGGGACTTGTGAAGGAGGCCCTGTTGTGGATTAAGCACATGAAGCTAAGGGGACTTTTCCCGGATGAGGTTACAATGAATACGGTTGTTCGGGCATTGAAGAATGCAGAAGAGTTTGATAGGGCGGATAAGTTTTATAAGGACTGGTGTACTGGGCGGATTGAGCTCGATGACCTTGAGTTGGATTCTATGGCTGATTCTGTGATTGGTTCTGTTTCGGAACCTATTAGTTTCAAGCATTTCTTGTCCACTGAGCTATTCAGGACTGGTGGGAGAGTTTCCACTTCAAAAATTATGACCTCAATGGATACAGAGAACTCTATTCAGAAACCACGACTTACATCTACGTATAATAGTTTGATTGATTTGTATGGAAAGGCAGGGCGTCTGAATGATGCGGCTAATGTGTTTGGAGATATGATGAAGTCTGGAGTGGCAATGGATGTTATTACTTTTAATACTATGATCTTTACTTGTGGAAGTCATGGGCATTTGTTGGAGGCGGAAGCTTTGCTTAGTAAGATGGAAGAAAGGGGTATATCTCCTGATACAAGAACTTATAACATTTTTCTATCTCTGTATGCTGATGTGGGGAACATTGATGCTGCTCTGAACTGCTACAGGAAGATCAGAGAGGTAGGTCTTTACCCGGATATTGTATCTCACCGGACTATTCTTCATGTATTATGTGAGAGAAACATGGTCAGAGATGTGGAGATTGTGATTGAGGATATGGAGAAATCTGGTGTCTCTATTAATGAGCATTCTCTTCCTGGTATCATCAAGATGTATATTAATGAAGGACGGCTTGATCAGGCAAACTTACTTTATGAGAAATGTCAGTTAAACCGTGGGATTTCATCAAAGACGCATGCAGCAATTATAGATGCATATGCTGAAAAGGGACTTTGGACTGAAGCCGAGGTCGTATTCTATAGGAAGGGAGATTTGGTTGGACAGACGAAGGATATTGTGGAATACAATGTTATGATCAAAGCGTATGGTAAGGCAAGGCTTTATGATAAAGCTTTCTGTCTCTTCAGGGGCATGAAAAAGCATGGGACTTGGCCCGATGAGTGCACTTACAACTCTCTCATCCAAATGTTCTCCGGAGGTGATTTAGTGGACCAAGCAAGGGATCTTCTAACAGAAATGCAGGAAACTGGTCTGAAGCCACAATCTCTAACCTTTTCTGCTCTTATTGCCTGCTATGCTCGCCTTGGCCAGCTTTCGGATGCAGTTGATGTGTACCAAGACTTTGTAAAGTCAGGAACAAAGCCAAATGAGTTTGTGTACGGTTCTTTAATCAATGGATTCGCAGAAACTGGCAGAGTTGAGGAAGCACTGAAGTATTTTCACCACATGGAAGAATCAGGGATAACTGCAAATCAAATAGTTCTGACATCTCTGATAAAGGCGTATAGTAAGGCGGGAAGCCGTGATGGAGCAGAAGTGTTGTATGAGAGGTTGAAAGGTTTTGATGGTGGCCCAGATGTTGTTGCATCTAACAGTATGATAAATCTGTATGCAGATCTTGGTTTGGTATCTGAAGCCAAAttgatttttgaaaatttgagaGCGAAAGGTTGGGCTGATGAGATAGCGTTTGCAACCATGATGTATCTGTACAAGAGCATGGGCATGCTTGATGAGGCCATTGATGTAGCAGAGGAAATGAAAGAATCGGGTTTAATAAGGGACTGCGCTTCATTTAACAAGGTGATGTCATGCTATGCCATTAACGGGCAGCTACGTGAATGCGGTGAATTATTGCACGAGATGGTAACTCGGAAACTGTTGCTTGACAGTGGAACTTGTAATGTATTATTCACAGTATTGAGAAAAGGAGGTATTCCCATTGAAGCTGTAACCCAGCTAGAGTCATCTTACCAGGAAGGAAAACCTTACTCTAGACAAGCTATCATCACCTCTGTATTGTCTCTGGTTGGTATGCATGGTTTGGCACTCGAGTCCTGTGAAACATTCACAAAAGCTGACATAAATCTTGATACTTCTCTCTACAATGTTGCGATATATGCTTATGGTGCAGCTGGGGAGATTGACAAGGCTCTGAACATATTTATGAGAATGCAGGATGAAGGTGTGGAACCTGACCTTGTAACGCATATTTTCCTAGTAGGTTGTTATGGAAAAGCAGGTATGGTTGAAGGAGTGAAGCGAATTTACAGCCAGCTGAAATATGAAGAGATAGAGCCTAATGCGTCCTTGTTCAGAGCTGTTATAGATGCCTATACAGATGCCAATAGGCATGACCTTGCCAAATTGGTTAAGCAAGACAGGAAATATGCATTTGACTCGGAACATCATGTAGATTCCGAAACCAAAGATGAGTTTGATGGCACTACTTCAGAGTTTGAGGATTGA
- the LOC133726149 gene encoding secretory carrier-associated membrane protein 1-like has protein sequence MSRYDANPFAEEDVNPFADGKGLSPLPPERYDRGATIDIPLDNSRSLKDQEKDLKAREAELKRREQEIKRKEENVKKAGGFSTDKNWPPFYPIIHHDIANEIPIHLQKIQYVALTTYLGLVVTLLWNIIAVTVFLFHGGGIINWIMSVIYFVTTCPLAYFLWYRPLYRAMRTDSSLSFAGFFLCYTFHIGFCIYCALAPPIISGGLSLTGILSAIALITLNQVTVAIFFFIGFGMFVIETLMSIWVLKQVLTYFRSSGKAQDMKRDAVRAAI, from the exons ATGAGTCGTTACGATGCTAACCCCTTCGCTGAGGAAGATGTTAATCCCTTTGCG GATGGTAAAGGTCTTTCACCCCTTCCCCCTGAACGCTATGATCGCGGTGCAACGATTGATATACCTCTTGATAATTCTAGG aGTTTAAAAGACCAGGAGAAGGACCTCAAAGCTAGAGAGGCTGAATTGAAAAGGAGGGAACAG GAAATAAAGCGGAAAGAAGAGAACGTAAAAAAAG CTGGAGGTTTTAGTACCGACAAAAACTGGCCTCCATTTTACCCCATCATTCATCATGACATTGCAAATGAAATACCAATCCACCTACAGAAGATCCAGTATGTTGCGTTGACGACATATTTGG GTTTAGTTGTGACTCTGTTGTGGAATATTATTGCGGTTACTGTATTTTTGTTCCATGGAGGAG GTATAATCAATTGGATAATGTCTGTTATCTACTTCGTAACAACTTGTCCTCTTGCATATTTTCTCTGGTATCGCCCTCTTTATCGTGCTATGAG GACCGATAGTTCCCTAAGTTTTGCTGGGTTTTTCCTCTGTTACACT TTCCATATTGGATTTTGCATCTATTGTGCACTTGCTCCTCCAATTATCTCGGGAGGACTATCTCTTAC AGGTATTTTGTCTGCAATAGCATTAATTACTCTCAACCAGGTTACGGTTGCG atatttttcttcattggaTTTGGGATGTTTGTCATCGAAACACTAATGAGCATCTGGGTTCTTAAG CAAGTATTAACCTACTTCAGAAGCAGTGGCAAAGCTCAAGACATGAAGCGTGATGCTGTAAGGGCAGCAATATGA
- the LOC133726143 gene encoding protein STRUBBELIG-RECEPTOR FAMILY 3-like isoform X1 produces the protein MRSMGTRRSELEYKELKICEQVLIGFVLICLVQVSLGATNTQDVAAINSLHAALGTPVLPGWTSAGGDPCGEAWQGVQCNDSTITSITLNAANLGGELGENLGSFTSIRTIDLSNNHIGGSIPSILPVTMRTFFLSANQLTGSVPISLASLVELTDMSLNNNLLTGEIPDAFESLTALINLDLSGNNLSGHLPPSLENAKALTSLHLQNNQLSGTLDVLQDLPLTDLNIENNLFAGPIPPKLLSIPNFRSDGNPLNSSIAPVPPPTSPLAPSPPSTTPPSPYAFWGPPSGKTPPGKTPPGTPPASAQEKSNSGKANSFFTTKRVVGISIGGVFVLIILVLVVLFLMPRATRRRGESDDRISKPHQIGAYRDRENPPMDNGSLVQPNNQLQKVPKEEVMRPKEDNETEPRRPWAMPKSNDEQDRNVQRPWAIPKSNDEQERIVQRMSAVPKQRDGHVVDMSRLNSFLMPPPPPPPPPPPPPPFPDERVIVKPIVPTEVKTVKPSTRSLNLTISAKSFTIALLQQYTNSFSQDNLIGSGMLGSVYRAQLPDGKLLAVKKLDKRASNQQKDEEFLELVNNIDRIRHANVVELIGYCAEHGQRLLIYEYCSNGSLHDTLHSEDEFKKKLSWNTRIRMALGAARALEYLHEVCQPRIVHRNFKSNNLLLDDDLSIRVSDCGLAALISSGSVSQLSGHLLSAYGYGAPEFESGIYTHQSDVYSFGVVMLELLTGRKSHDRTRTRAEQFLVRWAIPQLHDIDALSRMVDPSLNREYPTKSLSHFADIISRCVQSEPEFRPPMSEVVQDLLDMIRREPRGSGSSED, from the exons ATGAGATCAATGGGGACGAGAAGATCTGAATTGGAGTACAAGGAGCTGAAGATCTGCGAACAGGTTTTGATTGGGTTTGTATTGATTTGCTTGGTGCAAGTTTCGCTTGGAGCTACTAATACGCAAGATG TTGCGGCGATTAACAGCTTACATGCTGCACTCGGCACGCCCGTTCTTCCTGGGTGGACTTCTGCTGGGGGAGACCCTTGTGGGGAAGCATGGCAAGGGGTTCAGTGCAATGACAGCACAATTACATCAAT AACTCTTAATGCTGCCAATTTGGGAGGAGAATTGGGTGAGAACTTAGGATCGTTCACTTCAATCAGAACAAT AGATCTGAGCAACAATCATATTGGTGGAAGTATACCTTCCATTTTACCTGTTACCATGCGAACCTT TTTTCTTTCAGCTAATCAATTGACCGGAAGTGTCCCCATTTCTTTGGCTTCATTGGTTGAGCTCACAGATAT GTCTCTTAATAATAATCTCTTAACTGGTGAAATACCAGATGCGTTTGAAAGCCTTACAGCGTTGATCAATTT AGATTTGTCTGGTAACAATTTGAGTGGGCACCTGCCACCCTCTCTAGAAAACGCTAAAGCTTTGACCAGTCT ACATTTGCAGAACAATCAGCTATCTGGAACACTTGACGTGTTACAGGATCTTCCCTTGACCGATCT GAATATAGAGAATAACCTATTTGCTGGACCCATTCCTCCAAAGTTGCTGAGCATCCCAAATTTTAG AAGTGATGGAAATCCATTAAATTCGTCTATTGCTCCAGTCCCTCCACCCACATCTCCGTTGGCTCCGTCACCTCCTTCGACTACACCACCATCTCCTTATGCCTTTTGGGGACCACCTTCTGGAAAAACACCACCTGGTAAAACACCACCTGGAACACCGCCCGCATCTGCACAAGAAAAATCAAATTCTGGAAAAGCAAATAGCTTTTTTACTACTAAAAGGGTAGTTGGGATATCAATTGGAGGGGTGTTTGTACTTATTATTTTGGTACTAGTAGTTTTGTTTCTTATGCCAAGAGCTACCAGACGAAGAGGAGAGTCTGACGACAGAATTTCCAAGCCGCATCAAATAGGAGCTTATCGCGACAGGGAGAATCCACCCATGGATAATGGGTCCTTGGTTCAACCAAACAATCAATTACAGAAAG TTCCGAAAGAGGAAGTTATGAGGCCCAAAGAAGATAATGAAACAGAACCCCGAAGACCATGGGCAATGCCAAAGTCAAATGATGAGCAAGATAGAAATGTCCAAAGACCATGGGCAATACCAAAGTCAAATGATGAGCAAGAGAGAATTGTCCAAAGAATGAGCGCAGTACCCAAACAACGAGATGGTCATGTGGTTGATATGAGTCGACTTAATTCGTTTTTGATGCCTCCTCCCCCTCCTCCTCCGCCACCCCCTCCTCCACCACCATTTCCTGATGAGAGGGTCATTGTAAAGCCAATTGTACCAACTGAAGTCAAGACAGTGAAGCCTTCCACCAGAAGTCTAAACCTCACAATTTCTGCCAAGTCTTTCACCATTGCTTTACTCCAGCAATATACAAACAGCTTTTCTCAGGATAATCTTATAGGATCGGGCATGCTGGGAAGTGTCTATAGGGCTCAGCTTCCTGATGGAAAG CTACTTGCAGTCAAGAAATTGGACAAGAGAGCTTCCAATCAGCAGAAGGATGAGGAGTTTCTTGAACTGGTAAACAACATTGATAGAATCCGGCATGCTAATGTTGTAGAGCTCATAGGTTACTGTGCAGAGCATGGTCAAAGGCTTCTTATCTACGAGTATTGCAGTAATGGTTCACTGCATGATACTTTGCACTCGGAGGATGAATTTAAGAAGAAACTATCGTGGAATACTCGCATAAGAATGGCACTTGGAGCTGCAAGAGCTTTGGA GTATTTACATGAGGTCTGTCAGCCACGTATTGTACACAGGAATTTCAAGTCTAACAACCTTCTCCTTGATGATGACCTTTCTATCCGTGTTTCTGACTGTGGCTTGGCTGCCTTAATATCATCTGGCTCCGTAAGTCAG TTGTCAGGGCATCTGCTATCAGCTTATGGTTACGGAGCTCCAGAATTTGAGTCAGGAATTTATACTCATCAGAGTGATGTTTACAGCTTTGGTGTAGTGATGTTAGAACTATTAACAGGCCGAAAATCCCATGACAG GACACGGACTCGAGCGGAGCAATTCCTGGTTAGATGGGCCATTCCCCAGCTTCATGACATTGATGCATTATCAAGGATGGTCGATCCCTCTCTAAACAGAGAATATCCCACAAAATCCTTATCACACTTTGCTGACATTATATCTCGATGTGTTCAG TCGGAGCCAGAGTTCAGGCCGCCAATGTCTGAAGTTGTTCAGGACCTATTAGACATGATACGAAGAGAGCCTCGCGGCAGCGGATCAAGTGAAGACTGA
- the LOC133726143 gene encoding protein STRUBBELIG-RECEPTOR FAMILY 3-like isoform X2 yields the protein MSLNNNLLTGEIPDAFESLTALINLDLSGNNLSGHLPPSLENAKALTSLHLQNNQLSGTLDVLQDLPLTDLNIENNLFAGPIPPKLLSIPNFRSDGNPLNSSIAPVPPPTSPLAPSPPSTTPPSPYAFWGPPSGKTPPGKTPPGTPPASAQEKSNSGKANSFFTTKRVVGISIGGVFVLIILVLVVLFLMPRATRRRGESDDRISKPHQIGAYRDRENPPMDNGSLVQPNNQLQKVPKEEVMRPKEDNETEPRRPWAMPKSNDEQDRNVQRPWAIPKSNDEQERIVQRMSAVPKQRDGHVVDMSRLNSFLMPPPPPPPPPPPPPPFPDERVIVKPIVPTEVKTVKPSTRSLNLTISAKSFTIALLQQYTNSFSQDNLIGSGMLGSVYRAQLPDGKLLAVKKLDKRASNQQKDEEFLELVNNIDRIRHANVVELIGYCAEHGQRLLIYEYCSNGSLHDTLHSEDEFKKKLSWNTRIRMALGAARALEYLHEVCQPRIVHRNFKSNNLLLDDDLSIRVSDCGLAALISSGSVSQLSGHLLSAYGYGAPEFESGIYTHQSDVYSFGVVMLELLTGRKSHDRTRTRAEQFLVRWAIPQLHDIDALSRMVDPSLNREYPTKSLSHFADIISRCVQSEPEFRPPMSEVVQDLLDMIRREPRGSGSSED from the exons AT GTCTCTTAATAATAATCTCTTAACTGGTGAAATACCAGATGCGTTTGAAAGCCTTACAGCGTTGATCAATTT AGATTTGTCTGGTAACAATTTGAGTGGGCACCTGCCACCCTCTCTAGAAAACGCTAAAGCTTTGACCAGTCT ACATTTGCAGAACAATCAGCTATCTGGAACACTTGACGTGTTACAGGATCTTCCCTTGACCGATCT GAATATAGAGAATAACCTATTTGCTGGACCCATTCCTCCAAAGTTGCTGAGCATCCCAAATTTTAG AAGTGATGGAAATCCATTAAATTCGTCTATTGCTCCAGTCCCTCCACCCACATCTCCGTTGGCTCCGTCACCTCCTTCGACTACACCACCATCTCCTTATGCCTTTTGGGGACCACCTTCTGGAAAAACACCACCTGGTAAAACACCACCTGGAACACCGCCCGCATCTGCACAAGAAAAATCAAATTCTGGAAAAGCAAATAGCTTTTTTACTACTAAAAGGGTAGTTGGGATATCAATTGGAGGGGTGTTTGTACTTATTATTTTGGTACTAGTAGTTTTGTTTCTTATGCCAAGAGCTACCAGACGAAGAGGAGAGTCTGACGACAGAATTTCCAAGCCGCATCAAATAGGAGCTTATCGCGACAGGGAGAATCCACCCATGGATAATGGGTCCTTGGTTCAACCAAACAATCAATTACAGAAAG TTCCGAAAGAGGAAGTTATGAGGCCCAAAGAAGATAATGAAACAGAACCCCGAAGACCATGGGCAATGCCAAAGTCAAATGATGAGCAAGATAGAAATGTCCAAAGACCATGGGCAATACCAAAGTCAAATGATGAGCAAGAGAGAATTGTCCAAAGAATGAGCGCAGTACCCAAACAACGAGATGGTCATGTGGTTGATATGAGTCGACTTAATTCGTTTTTGATGCCTCCTCCCCCTCCTCCTCCGCCACCCCCTCCTCCACCACCATTTCCTGATGAGAGGGTCATTGTAAAGCCAATTGTACCAACTGAAGTCAAGACAGTGAAGCCTTCCACCAGAAGTCTAAACCTCACAATTTCTGCCAAGTCTTTCACCATTGCTTTACTCCAGCAATATACAAACAGCTTTTCTCAGGATAATCTTATAGGATCGGGCATGCTGGGAAGTGTCTATAGGGCTCAGCTTCCTGATGGAAAG CTACTTGCAGTCAAGAAATTGGACAAGAGAGCTTCCAATCAGCAGAAGGATGAGGAGTTTCTTGAACTGGTAAACAACATTGATAGAATCCGGCATGCTAATGTTGTAGAGCTCATAGGTTACTGTGCAGAGCATGGTCAAAGGCTTCTTATCTACGAGTATTGCAGTAATGGTTCACTGCATGATACTTTGCACTCGGAGGATGAATTTAAGAAGAAACTATCGTGGAATACTCGCATAAGAATGGCACTTGGAGCTGCAAGAGCTTTGGA GTATTTACATGAGGTCTGTCAGCCACGTATTGTACACAGGAATTTCAAGTCTAACAACCTTCTCCTTGATGATGACCTTTCTATCCGTGTTTCTGACTGTGGCTTGGCTGCCTTAATATCATCTGGCTCCGTAAGTCAG TTGTCAGGGCATCTGCTATCAGCTTATGGTTACGGAGCTCCAGAATTTGAGTCAGGAATTTATACTCATCAGAGTGATGTTTACAGCTTTGGTGTAGTGATGTTAGAACTATTAACAGGCCGAAAATCCCATGACAG GACACGGACTCGAGCGGAGCAATTCCTGGTTAGATGGGCCATTCCCCAGCTTCATGACATTGATGCATTATCAAGGATGGTCGATCCCTCTCTAAACAGAGAATATCCCACAAAATCCTTATCACACTTTGCTGACATTATATCTCGATGTGTTCAG TCGGAGCCAGAGTTCAGGCCGCCAATGTCTGAAGTTGTTCAGGACCTATTAGACATGATACGAAGAGAGCCTCGCGGCAGCGGATCAAGTGAAGACTGA